The Solanum dulcamara chromosome 2, daSolDulc1.2, whole genome shotgun sequence region ACGAAAAATTTAATATGCTCCTACTTCCCAAGCAAAAAAATCCCTTCGTACTGTAATTGTTGATGACAATTCTGCATATGCGATCCCCAGAAAGCATAGCCAGCACCAAGCCAGATAAACGAGGGTTGTGGTGATTACAGCAAACATAAAAATAGTCTAGTTGGATCCATGTCGCTGATCCCAACTAGTTTGAGATTAAATTGCTTCATTGATTACAAGGCCGACAAATGTTAACTGACCAAGTTACTTATCTAGTAGCAATAAAATGTTCAAATAACATATTATCAGGATCTCCAAGTTGCCAGAATATTTATCCCCACAATCACACCTAACCTTCAGCGTGACCGTCATggtttataaaaattattatgtaCTCACGTGTTATCTTAGATGCAAATGCACCAGTGCAAGAAttgtttttcttaattttctgTGGACTTCTATAATATCTTCCCtccttttttttgggggggggggggggattatACCAGCTGTTGGGATAAATCTTATAGCCTAGTTGAAACATTTACATTAAGTCTGGTACTTGCAAAAgtctttttttgtttgtttaaaGATTTTATGCCCAAGTGATAATAAGTATAAGACCTAGAAGAACCTGAGAGTAAGAAAACCTGCAAGTTCTCTTAGAAGATACACAAGTATTGGAATCAAACAAGTCCAAATTGAGCAAAACGGATATTGAAGAATTATATAAAACGAGTCCAACTAATTTAGGATTATGGCATAGTTGGTAGTGGTTGGGGGGATAAATGGAGGACAGGTACGGGTGAATCTTGAAATCCTAAACACAGGTACCTGTTCAATGAAGTAAACAAGCAACTCCTCAGCAAGTTCACGATCCCCAGATTGTGAAGCTGTTTCCATTGCGTCTTTGTAAAGATTATCTTTCTTCGATAGAGCAATGGATTGCTTCCACCGACCAGCCTTCTTATAAATAGAAGCAGCGACACGCCTCATCTCAAGGAGCTCATGTTTCTCTATCTGCTCAAACAGAAAAGGAACTATTATCAGACATGATAACTACCAAGAAAGACAACTTAGTGCAACCAGCCATCACCTTCTGTGCAAGCCCAATCTGATCAAAGCTATCATGCAATTCAATTGATTCACGTAGTCTGTCATAGTCTTCTTCTTCAACATATATCTCGTTAAGGGCCTCATTCACAGCAGAAACATTGTTGCTTTGAACAGCAATCATATAAGGCTTCACTAGGCGAAGGTGACCCGCCTGGTATCATtcccaccaaaaaaaaaagggttAACAAGAACATATACGAAAGAGTAAGCAAAATTTTGAAAGTAAAGGGTTTCAATGACAAGTGAGACCTTTCTCATTATATCCACTACACGTGTGTGGTCCACCCTGAGTGCTAGAACATTTAAAAGATCATTGATGAGATCAGGATGCTCTTGCAAATAGAAGTGGACGGCCTTGTAATAAAGTTCCACATTAGCAACTTTCACAACGATATCTTTGAATTGCATGTGATCCCACGCATCTGGAGAATGATTCATAACAGTAGTGGCAGcattatcaaattcatcatatTGGATATACAAATAGGTAAGTTCCTTCCAGTGTTGCTGCTCATCACAGGCGCGAATAAGCTTCGGAATGTTGAGACGGGTGGAGAATAATTTAATGTGTTCCATGAGCTTCTCATGACGGTATCTGGCATATAGAACACCAAGTTCAGTGAAGATACCCATATGGGCGCGCTCCAAACCAAGCCCACTCTCCATAAGAGAGATTAATTCATTGAAACATCCTCTGTTTTGGTAAAATTCACTCACTTCCTCCAAATCATCTACCTGCAAAATCAAAAAAGGATACCAACTATCACCAGTAGTCCAGAAGATCTCCCTACATTTTCAATGAGCAAGTTCAAAAGAAATACTGACAAGCACAATAGAAGAGAGAAGCAAAAGTTACCTGCACTATAATGTTAAGCCCACAAATTTGAGCCAAGCGGAACTCCTCAGCATCAACACAAGCAAAGCAGACTTCTTTCCATGTCTTTGCACTGTTTGCTTTACGTGCTGCATCAACAGCACCTTGGAATTGATTCAACTTTATAAGAGTGCTTGCCAACTTAGCCCAATTAGAAATAAAAGCAAATATGATCTTTGCAGCCTCATACAAGGCTCCATCATACAAGCGATCGCCAACATTAGGTAGATTAGCAACATTTGGCATCAGAATAAATTCTTCAATATCGCCCAATCGATCAATCTTAGCATAAGCATAAATGAGTTCACTGTCAACCTTGGGCTCCTTAGTCTTTTGCCTTACCATCAGCAAATACTTCACTAAGTCATGATAAACATCCGCATCCTCTGCAGCATGAATGACATCCAAGAATTGGGTGGCATCATCTGCACGAATAAATGATTCAATAGCATCACTCACTAATCCCTCTCTGAGTTGAGCTTTGGCCACCTGGCTCCAAACAGCATCTTCTTCAACTCGGAATGCAAACTCCACAGCTCGATTTATATCACGGATGCTGTCGAGCAGAACATTGACAGCCTGAACATTCAAGTTGAACTTCTTGAAGATTGCAAAAGCTTCTTCATAGAGCTGTGCTTCAACAGCAACCTCCCCAACCGCGGGACCATCAAAATTATCAAGCCTATTGATATAGTCCATGACTCTAGATGGATCAGCCTTAATGGCTGTCAAAATAAGCAAATTCTGCAGATTAAAGTTCCCACTAAATGCAGAGTTTTGGAGCACAATCTTTTCAAGAAGCTCAATCAGTTCATGGGGAAGATCAGCTGTCATGAATGCTTTAACAGCTGCAGAAACTTGTTCCGGGCTCTTGCTTTCAGGCAGAGCAGTGGAGACAACTTGATCTATGAGCTGCCTTCTAAACTCGTTCTCAGGAACAAGAACTTTATCCCAAAGATCACCATCCATCCTCTCAACGACATACCTATAAATATTATAACAGGGTTATTCATCTTCAGAAATCTTAGAAGTGATAAACCAACACTTGGAGACTAACAAAAAACAAACCTGGCTTGAAGTTTGAACAGAGAGTTCTTATTTGTCACATTAATAAGTTCATCATCACATTGCCCTCTTCTATAGGCCACAACAGCAAGGGTCGGATCACGCTTCTCACAATATTTACCCACAACACGAGAGTCATAATATGGGTTGGTCGTGAGAAAATGCTCCGGGTTATTATTGCTCTCTATGATGATCTTACCAAGAGCATTGTGTACATGCACATCTTGGCTTCCTTCACTGACAAGATGCTCCAAAAACTGTGTGAGCAGTCGGAGTCGGTTCCTGACAACCAGTAGATAAGTGTAAGAGACAGATTATTAAACTGGCAATCGTAAAGTAGTTGTAACAGAGAGACAAAAACCTTTTTTCACACTCAGCCACAAGGGGCTCAACGGGAAGCAGAGAACGAACAGAAAGGATCAAGCCTTTGATAAAATCCTCTGGACACTCGTCATCTAAAAGCTGCCCCACAACTAAAGGAGCATTTCCTGGATTGACCTGTTACATAGAGGATATAAGCTTGTAAGTCACATGTTAGGAAACACTACAACAAAGCAAGTACTAAAAAGAAGTTACCAACCTTTTGAACATAACCCTCAATATATCGTAGCATATTGTTAGTGTACAGATAGTGTGTGAGATCAGGAACAAAACCAAAGCGGTCGCAAACATTGATCAGAGGTCGGGCATCAGGAAGTTTGGCTTCCATCAAGAAGTTCTTAGTCTTTTCAGGGTCGTAAAAGTTAGATTCTCTTGTCACGCGCTCAACCTCCTTGATTTGTCCAGTCCTGGCAGCTGCTTCAATATACTTAAAGTGGATATCAGGATCCTCACTGCACAAGGCCCAAAAAATCATTTATTGACGAACAACTAAAATTAGCCAGTTCAAAATGTCCTATCACGAGTACACACCTCGAACTCAAATATGATCCCAAGAAGAAGTACAACCCATCGTACGACTTGAATTGCTCAAAAAGCTTAATGCAGGCATCAATACCCAACTGTTCACAGTACTCTTTTGCAACCTGATATAAAATACAAGTACAATCAAGCCTCTCGTTACATGTATGTCACAATTCACGAGAACCAATCAGATGCATCCTTACAAGTATGTCACACTTCTCAAGAACCATTAATGCATTAGCAATGCCAATATCAAGCAACAAACTCTTCAGGAATAAGTAAATAACTACCTGAACTATTATTTGAAGGTTGCCTTTGATATTGATCACCAGAAGGTCCTTCATGCACTCAAGCGCCCATTCACGTGAGACAGTCCCAAAGAACTCAACCAGAGCCTGAAACATGCAATGTAGATAAATACATGTCCAACAACCCTCAACAGTAAGTCAATACGATCACTGGATCACACCAACCTGAGGCTCAATTGCATGTGTATTAACAATTACGCGCTTGATATCAGGTAGTTCACTGTAGTGCTGCAGAAACATACATAATTAACCAACTTTGTAATCATATCTTATAGGAAGTTAAACTCAAAAATGCTGAAAACCAGTCAAACCTGCAAAGCCCGAATATAAAGACCAGCTTTTTCACAAAGTTGAGCAATTCGTGGTCGATCATAATGACTGAACATTCCATTGGCTAATATAGCATCAGCAACATTTGGGAAAGTCACAAGGTTGATTTCCAAGACCTGTATACAAGAAAGTTATAGCCGAAGAAAAATGTATAAGCAGAAAGATGTCCCTTAATGACAAGCGGACAGATACCTTAGTCTGCAGGTAACCATGCTCGGGAAGGTTAGGCTTCAGAACATCCAACAAAAATGCTGTTGCCTCACGGATCATGTTCCTCTGATGTCAAAACAGAAAGAGAGACTCATCATCAACTGGTACATTGCACCTCAAAAAACTATTAAAAGGCTTCTGAACCACATCAGCCATTTAACATCATTAAGCAGTAACTAACCTGAAGAAATAGGTCGGTTATTGTATTGTAATCAACAGGACACCCTCCCTCCATTTGAGACATCATGAGCGCAAAATTAACAGCACCCTGCACATAATGACAATTATTCTACTTCAACCTAAACAAAGCACCAtgtcttaattttttttgagaatgaataagCCCTGTGTCTAGTTACTTCACTTCCATTTAGTTATTGGAGAATTTATTGATGGAATTGTGAGTAGCCACTAATGGCATTAAAGGTGGTTGGTGATAAAGATGGTTTGATTGTAATGAATTGAATTGGTGAATAATGGTCTTAAATGAACTTATTGGATGTTTATGAACTAGAATGAGTGTTGAAACTGAACCATAAGAGGGAAATGTACCTAGTGTGAGAATTGAGTGATTCATGACTTATGCCTTATATTTAACTAGTTATACATGATTTGATGATTTTATCCCTAATACTTATAGATTGTGAGTTGTTGGGGACCCAGGAAACTTGAAGAAGTGAATTGGATATATAGCTTGGGAAAGTTAAAGCTAACCtattaaatgtgaattttgactAAATCATGTATTCCAAGTATTTGACTGAATGCCTAAAAGTTGTTTTGTGGCTAAGTACTTGTGGGAGCAAGCAAATGCCAAATTCACCATATTTGAAGCTCGGTTGCAAAGTGTGTTGTGAACTCCGGTTCCTAAAGTTAGCattatgtgatctttttggtaTGGCTATAATGGTGCCTTTTGGCCTGTGTGGAACATGTTGAATTGTTTCCTGTGCTTGGCTGACTTAATGTCATGTTGCATTATGTTAAATGCCTATATTGGAAGTGAGGGCAATTGATAGCATTCACGGTGGCATACCTTCATTAAAATACTTGAGATGCAAGACTAGGTTGATAAGCTTCAATGGGAGATCAAGAAGGTGCATATCGTGGAAGAAAAGCCCAAAAATGAGCCCAAAAATTATGATGAAAAGCGGATTAAGTGTTACACATGTTTCATGATCCAAGTCCAAATCCAAGAAGAGGAAGATTGGGGCCACATGGAGCCCAAGAAAGGAGCTGAAACACCCAAGAGGAGCTGAAATTTCATAACACAGTCGAGTGAAAAATCAAGCCCCAAAGGGCAGCAACTCATGCCCAAAGGGTGGCTGAAATGGACTTGAGAATGCTTCCCAAAAAGGGCTACAACTCAAGCCACAAATGGCTGAAATACAAGCCCAAAAAGAGGCTGTTTAAGCGTGTGATTTTTGGAGCAAATTTTGCACTTCTTTCCATGTTTCTTTTAGGTAGTTTTGGCTTTTGGGaagaattttgggataatttttatatgttttcctAGGTTTCCTCTCTTGTATATAGGGgtgaattttgttatttttcattagagcattatcattaatattatttaagaGGTTCCTCATCTTTTACACCTGTGTATGGTGACTATGAATTTATCTTGCAACCTTACAAAAAACATTCTTTAGAAGGTAATATTAACTCTTAACTTGATATCTTTGGTTTCTATTAAAGTAAAGAGAAAATAGTCAAATGCCCCCCAAAACTATTAGCCAATTACCAAATACACACCATATTTCACGGGGGTCCTACTACCCCAGAACCATTTCAAAGTGAAATTAATTTCACCCTAAAACGGCATAACCAGTCATGGGTCTTGAGGTGAAATGCACACGCTTGACACGTGTATTTCACCAGTTAATCTTTCGTGTCTAACAAATCAAAACCAAGCTCAGGAAAAACCAAAAATGACAGCAACCTTACACCCCTTACCCCCACCCCCCACTATCACTATCAGTGGCGGACCCACCTTGTGccgagggggttcatccgaacccccttcggcgaaaaattatactatttatacatagttaaaataaatttttatgtatataaagtagatgtcgaacccccttcgactagctcgtgtgtctacttatttagattttgaacccccCCTTATTTAAAATCCTGGGTCCGCCATTGATCACTATGCATCCAGTCATTGGTCCTTCATGCCCCATCCCCCAGTCAAACAGTGTTGCCAAAAGCAaaaagcgcaaaaaagctctaagctctgttggggctttaagcgcaaTGCAAATATAGCGTgtgctttaatgaaaaaaggtgcaaagggagaaaaagaacaaaatatatatgtttagtctaagactaataatttataagcatgaatgacaaatagataaacaaagaaattgaaaaataattgcgataaagtgaaatatcaattattTAGTGTTGTCTCTTTAGAAGAGgttcattggcaaggaaaagtatgtcttagaaccttgatgatgaCACTGAAGCGCACATTAAGCGAGGCGAAGCGCTCAACACGTTTTAAGCCTCGCTTTAGGGCTTAAGCGTTCCTTTGATAACACTGCGGTCAAGTGACCCAACCCTCCCCACCCCCacccttctctctctctctctctcacacacacacacaccccttttagaaggCAAAAAGAAGAACTCATAACATCAATTTGAAAAATTCCTCTTTCTTCCCCATAGTAAACTGAGTTTCTGATTTTGATTCTTGGTGGGTATTCGGAGAAATAGGATTCTTTTTCAGAAAATCTGGATGATAGAGAGTTATGGCTACCTTCTGATATTTTTCTTGTAGAAGTTGTACCCGTTTCAGTTTCATCTAGTAAGTTCAAAAACAAAAGCCCCATTACTTTTTCTCTTTGTTATTGTCACTCTTGAGTCAATGgcttagaaaaagaaaaatcaattaATGGGTatggttttaaaaaaatggattTGATTTATTAGATGTGTACTAAACAAGTCTACTGAAGAATTATTTGTTCAtaaaatgcatcaattgctaGTAACTTTTATACTATGCATCCATTGATGAAGCTTAAATATTGATAATGGTGGAGGAGGTATAGTTGTATAGATAGATgatgagaaagaaagaaaaagaaaaggaaaaagtaaaagagaagagaatgaaaataaaaagaaaaaataggcaACTCACTCTCTTTGAGAGAGTGGAATGCACTCTCTATGCCAATTCAACACTTAAAGGCttatttattcctttttaaAGTAGTCCAAGGGGGTAATAGCACTCCCGTGAAGTATTAAGTGTGTAGTGGTAATTGGCTAattgggggggaggggggggcgCTATTTTCTCTAAAGTAAATTAAAGAAGGTAATTAGACTTATACTAATTATTGTCCCTAATTTCCAAAATGGGGATCTAGATCACTTTTTATCTCaagttctttatttttttggaaattggTAAGTTTGTATTCTTCAGCATTAAGGATATGCTGGCCACCACCAAAAAGTTAAATTACAGACTCCCTATCAGATCTATAATCTGTTCAGTATCCTCTATACATAgctgtttacaccaaaaaagtaaagatacaataaaatttcatttgactttacgaatggaattggACCTATCTTCAAAACATCTGGCATTTCCCTCCCTCCATACTGGCCACCATATACATGAGGGAATCAATCTCCACCATCTCTTTTGGCTCTTACTTCCCCCTCTTC contains the following coding sequences:
- the LOC129880874 gene encoding clathrin heavy chain 1-like, whose amino-acid sequence is MAAANAPITMKEALTLQSIGVNPQFITFTNVTMESDKYICVRETAPQNSVVIIDMNMPMQPLRRPITADSALMNPNTRILALKAQVPGTTQDHLQIFNIEAKQKIKSHQMPEQVVFWKWITPKMLGLVTQTSVYHWPIEGDSEPVKMFDRTANLTNNQIINYRCDPSEKWLVLIGIAPGSPEKPQLVKGNMQLFSVDQQRSQALEAHAASFASIRVPGNDRDSILISFASKTSNAGQVTSKLHVIELGAQPGKPSFTKKQADLFFPPDFADDFPVAMQISHKYGLIYVITKLGLLFVYDLETATAVYRNRISPDPIFLTSEASSIGGFYAVNRRGQVLLATVNEATIIPFVSGQLNNLELAVNLAKRGNLPGAENLVVQRFQDLFAQTKYKEAAELAAESPQGILRTPDTVAKFQSVPVQAGQTPPLLQYFGTLLTKGKLNAFESLELSRLVVNQNKKNLLENWLAEDKLECSEELGDLVKTVDNDLALKIYIKARATPKVVAAFAERREFDKILIYSKQVGYTPDYLFLLQTILRSDPQGAVNFALMMSQMEGGCPVDYNTITDLFLQRNMIREATAFLLDVLKPNLPEHGYLQTKVLEINLVTFPNVADAILANGMFSHYDRPRIAQLCEKAGLYIRALQHYSELPDIKRVIVNTHAIEPQALVEFFGTVSREWALECMKDLLVINIKGNLQIIVQVAKEYCEQLGIDACIKLFEQFKSYDGLYFFLGSYLSSSEDPDIHFKYIEAAARTGQIKEVERVTRESNFYDPEKTKNFLMEAKLPDARPLINVCDRFGFVPDLTHYLYTNNMLRYIEGYVQKVNPGNAPLVVGQLLDDECPEDFIKGLILSVRSLLPVEPLVAECEKRNRLRLLTQFLEHLVSEGSQDVHVHNALGKIIIESNNNPEHFLTTNPYYDSRVVGKYCEKRDPTLAVVAYRRGQCDDELINVTNKNSLFKLQARYVVERMDGDLWDKVLVPENEFRRQLIDQVVSTALPESKSPEQVSAAVKAFMTADLPHELIELLEKIVLQNSAFSGNFNLQNLLILTAIKADPSRVMDYINRLDNFDGPAVGEVAVEAQLYEEAFAIFKKFNLNVQAVNVLLDSIRDINRAVEFAFRVEEDAVWSQVAKAQLREGLVSDAIESFIRADDATQFLDVIHAAEDADVYHDLVKYLLMVRQKTKEPKVDSELIYAYAKIDRLGDIEEFILMPNVANLPNVGDRLYDGALYEAAKIIFAFISNWAKLASTLIKLNQFQGAVDAARKANSAKTWKEVCFACVDAEEFRLAQICGLNIIVQVDDLEEVSEFYQNRGCFNELISLMESGLGLERAHMGIFTELGVLYARYRHEKLMEHIKLFSTRLNIPKLIRACDEQQHWKELTYLYIQYDEFDNAATTVMNHSPDAWDHMQFKDIVVKVANVELYYKAVHFYLQEHPDLINDLLNVLALRVDHTRVVDIMRKAGHLRLVKPYMIAVQSNNVSAVNEALNEIYVEEEDYDRLRESIELHDSFDQIGLAQKIEKHELLEMRRVAASIYKKAGRWKQSIALSKKDNLYKDAMETASQSGDRELAEELLVYFIEQGKKECFASCLFVCYDLIRADVALELAWMNNMIDFAFPYLLQFIREYTGKVDDLIKDKIEAQKEAKAKENEEKDVMKHQNMYAQLLPLALPAPPMPGMGGAGMSGGFAPPPPPQMGGMGMPPMPPFGMPPMGSY